The following nucleotide sequence is from Osmia lignaria lignaria isolate PbOS001 chromosome 16, iyOsmLign1, whole genome shotgun sequence.
AAATCATTGCATTTTGCTAAATTGCATCCATTGCAACGACCATTCTTACCCCGGGAAATGCGTTTGTTTCAGAATTGCAAGGATCACGTGATAAACTGCAGTATCGCCAGCATTCTGCACGAGTGCGTGTCGCCTCGATTTCCCAAGGGGAAAAGCAAAGGGAACAAGAACAAAAGTGCCACAAGTAATAGCAATTTCTAGCTTTCGGCAAGTTAGTGTCCCTTTGTTCCGACGAAACTCGATCGCGTGGCTTGTAGAAACTGATCGTTATTCGAGGAGGACAGATCAATCGTAGCTGATAGATAAATGGGTTTACCGATAATTGAATCGTTAATTTGCTGTCGTTCACAGAAACTAGCAGTCGAATGGCAGTGATGCAGTTGATCAATTTAGGAATCACGCAGGTGCTGGTTAAGCTTTTGATTAATCTGCTGCACGTGGACACAGTATCGAGCGAGGTCCTCACGCAGGAGGTGCTTTGGATTTTGGGCCAGGTACGACGTCCTTGGTTTCTCCTAATATCCTTTTAGAACCTTGAATTCCTGTTTTGAACGCAAGGTTTCGCGCATTGCCAACGAAAATTCCAGGTGGCACCGAGGGATCAGAAGTTCGTGTCCAAGATGAAACTGCTAAACACCATTAAAGTGTTCCACGCGCTTCTGAAGCTGCATTACAACAACAGCAAGACGCTATTGCCTTTACTGTTGATCATTAAATGTCTTGCCAGAAACAGTGAGTAATCTTACCAGCAGTCTTTTCGTGTTCTCCTatcattttcttaaaaattcattCTTTTGGTTAGCATACTCTCTTCAGATATTAGTGAAGGACGGAATCGCCAGTACCATGGAGAAAACCTTCGTTTCCATCGGCTACATGCCGCACCTGAAATTAAGAATATTGTTAGAATGCTTCAAATATTTTACGACAAGCAGTACGTAAACTGTGTTGAAAGTGGTAGCTCGAATTTTAACGAAACAAATTATTCGAATAGCTCATCTTTTCAGGATTGTTCTGCACGAAGTTCGTAAGGACTGGCTTGGTGTACTTGCTGATGAGAATCTTCGACAGATGGGAACGATTCGAGGGTCCCATTAAGCTGAAGATTTTAAACTGTGCCTTGATCACTTTGCAGCATCTCAGTGTCACCAGTGAGTTTATTCTTCATCCCTgaaaaacaaattataatttgtatatgtGTCCCCTTCTTCGGTTGCATACATTTTCTTACCAGGCTGGTCGTTTTTTTTAGCACAAACGTTTCGTATGCAAATCGAAGTCCCCAGTGGCTGTTGCACGGAGTCATTACACTCGTGTTCCTTCTGCTTTCAGAAGCTGGCAGGAAGGCAATCAAGTCGAACAATGGACTACACCTATTGTACCGGTTCTGCAGCAACTGTCCGGAGGATAAGGCATACGATTGTCTGCTGTCACGCGTATGCGGGGTTATTAATCAATGTCTGGAGAAGAAGGAGTTGCCGATACCCGAAATGTCTCCGGCAAGGTGAACGATACTTTCAAGGTTCATCCGAATCGATGGACGCTCGAGTCGATTTTAGAAACGGTAGTTTACCATCGATCTGGACTAAATGCGATCTAGAAAGTTTCTCAACTAAGTCGTCTATTTGCTCTAGAAGACCCTTaaatgttttctttcttttcacgcTCTAACACTGGATTTCCCATGCAACATAGAATCAAATTATTACCAGTGGTTGTCAGGATTAGAACTTGACACGCTAACGGAGAAAGTTATATTTCATCCAGTCGAGCGTTCGTGCGATACATCGATGTACTTTGAACTTGATCAGTGTAACACACGTTGCAtttagaaacgaagaaatataatATCTAGATGGACGAAATGTCTCAGCCATGTTTTTCTTTTGCAGATTTGTACTACCAGTAACGAACGTCAGGTCGAACAGTGCTGAGAGTGGCAGCGACGTTGATAGTCAGGTGCGTATTTTTGTCGAACGGAATGATGTAATGGGTGAAACGTAACTGTTCGGGGCGTTACACAGTCATGAAACGTGGTATAATTGCATCGAGGTGTGAGATGTTTCATAAAGTTTCTTTGGGTCGATGAACGTGGATGAGATCAGGGTTTTTATTTAGGCGAACAGCGTGGCTTCACTTGGAAGATTGTACAGTGATCTTGATTCGGGAGACGAAGAAGAAAGTCAGAATTCGAGGACCGACGATAAAACAGTTCATTCGGCCGACGAAGTGGACGAAAGTAAATTTTTCGCTGGGGTCTTCACGTCGCAGAGATCGGTGGAGGATCTGACCGAGTAGgttgatgatatttttaatcgatgataaacgattaaTTCACTTCATTTGTTGGCCAGGTACGAAACATTCTTCAAGGAACTGAGCAACATAAAGTCTCAATTGTCCCTTCAAAATTCATCGACAGGTATAATCGACCCTGCGAAGGAAAATAAGTCCAACGTACCTAACACGAAGATCTGTGAAACAAAGGTTTTCACAAACAATTCGATGAAAGAAGAAGCGAGCAAGGAGAACGGAAGCAACTCGATTAAAATCTTCAACGACATATCATCGAACGTCACGTATAGACAAACTTATTGCTTAGTGGCGAGTAGAGTGAAGAGCGTGATTGGTTTCGTGAAGGTAGCTTACCCAGATTTGGTTGGTGGCGATGGTCTAGGAAAAGATGAACCCCTGAACAGCAAGGACCGGAAGGTCTGTCGTTCGAAGCTACTGACGTGCGTGGAACGAGGTCTTCATGGTGGAACCATGTTGGAAGAGGTGGTGTACGACCTCGACGATGTAACCTCCATAGGCGAGCAAAATTCCGACGACAGACATTTGTGTAACTGGGACGATACCAGAATAGGAAAACGTTGTTCCAACACTAATCAATTGCAGTTCGAGTCTCGATTCGAGAGTGGAAATCTGAGGAAAGCTATTCAGGTACAAATTCCATCTGAAACGTGTCAGGTTAATCGCAGCAAATCACCGTCATTTCTTTCCAATTCGCTTCCTTGTAGATAGGCCTGAGAGAATACAATCTGATCCTGACGCCGGACGTGAACAGCGGCTCCAGGCACCAATGGTTCTACTTCGAGGTGTCGAACATGGAAGCAAACGCGCCGTACACCTTCAACATAATCAACTGCGAGAAGGCAAACTCGCAGTTCAATTTCGGGATGAAACCTATTCTCTTCAGCGTGACCGAAGCTCAGCTAGGTAGACCAGGTTGGGTGAGAACCGGCGCTGAGATCTGTTACTATCGAAACTGTTACCAACGACCAGCAAAGGGGAAGAATTACCTAACCACCTCGTTCACGGTCGCCTTTCCTCACTCTTACGACGTCTGTTACCTAGCGTATCATTTCCCATACACGTACAGTCAATTGATGACCAACATCTGGAAATGGACCAAGAGAGTCCCCGCGAACACTTACTTCCGCGCCGAAACCCTCTGCGAGACTTTGAATGGCAATGAAAATCCTCTTCTAACGATCACGTCTTTGGATTCTAAAAGCAACCCTATCgaggtaaatgaaaaattcaggcTTCGTAAGATCGATCGCGacatttcttttctaatttttcagaaTCGTAAGGTGATATTCCTGACGTCGAGAGTTCATCCGGGTGAAAGCAACGCCTCTTGGGTGATGCACGGCACCTTAGAGGCACTGTTAGATAACAGCACTTATGCGACGAGTTTGCGGGACGATTACGTGTTCAAGATTGTACCGATGCTGAACATCGAGGGAGTGGTGAACGGCTGGTGAGTTATTTCGATGATCTGAAACTGGAATACCTCTTATTTGCTGGCAGCATATCTGTAGGacgctgaaaattcatcttcccCGCCGTGACAATGTATTTCGTACctttattaatattcaattacacaAGTTGCACATTCGCGCCGTGTTTTACGCaataatattcaaagttccATGTGTCAATGACTTATCGTAGCAATAGAagaatcgtttcatttttttttttttttttcatcatcaTACGTCTGGATGACGGAAACGTTGCGATTCACGCTTCTTCCTTGAATAACGTCGATTCGTTAGCTATCCTTCGAGAGCCCAAATTCTCCGACTTTGCAGCAAACGTTGACAATAGATCGATCGAAAACTTATTCAACATTCTGAGTACCATATCTGGATGACTCGTGAATCTGTCAGCTATTTCGATGGAAACGATGTTAAAATGTAACAACTGGAAGGATTTTCTGGAGTTTGAAGATGGCACTGGATGCGTCAAGTCGGTCGATCGGTTTTTTCCAACATTCGATTCGAAAGCAAAGGAGAAGGAGGGTCAGGTCGATCGATTGCAGAACGTTTCATCTTGCAGACGTAGGGATAATATTACCTAAGATGATTACATCGATATGCATGAAGATTCGTGGCGCTGGCAGACTACCAACTCCCTACAACGATCATTATCCTCGGTCAGCTTTAATAGCTGCAACCGTTTCCTACCATAATGCCTGAGATCCCACGCAGACGAGTTCTCGCGTTCGCATTACTATCTACCCAGCTACTTGCCTCAAAGTTTCCATTAAACATCAtcaaagaagaagaatcgatcAGTAACGCAGATGCAACACGTCTGCCAGCGTCACAGAATGGGCGATTAAGAAACGAGTCGAATGAACGAGTTTGCAAATACTCCAATTAAAAGGACGTCGGTCATCGTCGGGAATTCAGCGACGGAAGGAGAATCGTCCACTTAAATTTACCCTTTCGTTTCAGTTTCTTTGAGCAAACAGTTTCAGCTTAATCTATTAATCGATTGAAATCGTCTTTTCGTTTAGTCGTCGGACAAAGCTGTCGAAAGCAATGAAGTTTCTCTCCTTCCGTCGCTCTTGAACGACGAAGATTATTCCGACGAGTATCCGCGGGAATGCGTTGCTGGAAATCAAAACGAACAAATGAGAGATGACGGCACTCGCGTGTGCCCGATAATTATCCACGATATACACATGTGAACGTACATAATACATCTAGTTCCTCGAGAATCTCCCATGCTTCACTTATCAACGAATAATAACGCGGGACGATATAGCCTAATGAGTAAAGCGTTTACTTGGACGGAGGATCTAATACTTTGCCGTTGGTGCGCACTTTAATGTTGTACCTGTAGGCCGGTTCCGCCTCTGGCAGGATCGTGCTGCTGTCATCGTCCTGATCCTTCATCATCGACGATTCAGCCGCCTCCGGTTGGTCGTTCGCGTAGTAATCTTGAACGCTGTCGTACGGGCCGACAGTGTGAGCGTCCTCCAGACCGTTGTTAGGAGTTTCTGTCTCACCTTGTGGTTCCACGTAATCAGGCGACTCTCGATGTTCGACCTTCATGTCGGTGGACGAGCGCAAAGAGGAACGATGAATCTCTCGCGTTTGTAGACCCTCGAACACGTTGTCCTTTCTGGCCTGTGGGCCAGGACTGTCGGTGAACAAGCTGGTTATGTCCGGAAGATGATCTGGCCTGGCGTTGTCCAGCTCAGCGTTGGTCGGTTGCTCGTGATCTTCCTCGGTGGCGACCGGCGAAGATGTGGACGGTGGTTGTTGCTTGTCAGACGCGGGAACGGCCGTGGTAATCAGCCTGCTGACGACCGGGTCTTCAGGTAATTTCTCCTCGACGGAACTCTCCTCGGGTGTTGCCTTCTCGTCGACGATGCTGTCGAtgctctcgttctcgttctcgtcgTTCTTGCTGCTATCGCTTTCCTCGTGGTCTTCGACCTGGTCGTCGCTGGCTGGCGCCGAGGTGGTTGTTATGTAGGGTCTGCGATTTCTGGAAATTCGGTCACACCATTCACAGCCGAGTGTCGCTGTCGCGCAGTTCAAAGGCAAAGCGATAAATTTTGGTTAAGTTGAATTCACACGTTGGTGCAATTTCCTCCGACTTGCTTGTACCAGTATCATCGTGTGAACTCAGCTTTGAAAAGAGTTCGATCATTAGATAGGTATAAAAAAAATGAGTCGTTGTTGTGTAATATTAGCGGTGTTAATTGGTTGTAGCATTAGGAGGCAAGGAAAAAAGTCTGGAACCGCTACCAGgctgataataattaatagttccTACTCGTAGGATCCACACTTTTTCACACTTGcctgtgatgtgtgtgtacgtgtgttgCCTGACGTTTGCGAGAAGCGAGAGAAtgcgttattaattaaaaaaaaaaaaaagctgcaTCACGTTTTATCCTCGTGATATTAATATCATCGGTAATAAGCGATTACGTTCGAACGCCACCAAGAGTTGTACAGTTTCCCAAGTACCATTATATCTTACTTTCTTATTCAGACTATATTATTCAATGAAGCGTTATCGGTTTGTTCCATTAAGTCGCATAACTGCACGGAGAAAAAAATGTCCCTACGATAGGTCCGTTAATTCTGGACTGGTCGGTTCGTTAGATCACCGATCTAATTAACCAAACGCAGAATCACTAACCGAAGCTAACGAACTCGTATTATCGGAACTTCGCGTAGTTCGCTATGTTAATTTCCATACGAAGAGACTAGTTTCGTGGAAAAATCCTATCTATTAAAAGTACGCTCGCTGTAAATAGCCGGGATATCTCGGCGAGTCGACATTTTCTAATCCTTATCTACCGTTTCTATTTTTTTGTCCGTGCGACGTCAAGATTCACCTTGGAACACGTTGGATTCTTCTGATAGCCTATCTCTCTGAATgtctatctctctttctctcggcgGTTTCGTGTATTTTTGTGACAAGTATTATCTCACCTCTTACCCCTGAGTCGCAGAGACTGGAATGCTGCCGTAGTTGTAGTAGTAGCATCTTGTTTGCTCGCAGATGAAGTCCTTAACGAGGGTGCAGTCCTGTGCCTCCCAGGCTAACGTGGGCGCAGCCATCGCGACGCATCCGTCCGCGCTGCCGCTGTCGCCGCTGCAACGGACAAGTTTCCGGATTAGAATTTCAATCACTCGACCCTCGGTGACGTTTACCGATTCGATGCACGCGTTTCCGGGTGGAGACGCGCTCCTACGGAAGGGACGCACCGATAATTGTCGTTCGTGACAATGAATCGATCCACGGTGCTATTGTCTTCTTCGATAAGATAGCATGATTCATGTTTCGACTTCTTGCTTCTGCTTTTCGTAAGAGTATTGACCTTTCGTATGATAGGAGAATAGGGGTTCGATGATTTACGATGCGGGTTGATATTTTGGGTGCCACGGAACGCGATAAGTTCTTTTTACAATTAACCCGCGTTCGTATCGTTTTAGATAAACGTTAGAGGAAGTAAGAATAGTAAGGAATCATACCTTTCACGCGCTACTCGTTGAGGTTCAGTACCAGGTGGAACATCAGCGGGTCTGTTGCCAGGTCGCCTCAACATGTAATCGAAGGTAGCGTTGAAGGGGAGACCCGTGCTCATCCACAGGAACATGTCCGTGCCCAATTTGTTGCCCGATGTCCAAAAGTCGTATTTCACGTAGCCGGCGTTTTTCAAATATTGCGTCATCGTGTCAGCTTTTTCCTTCGTCTCGAAAGAGGCCAGTTGAAGGCCCAAAGAGCGACAGTATTGGTAGGCCAGAAAATAGTTCAGTTCTGGGCTGTATGGGTTCATCCGGGACACAAAGTACTGTACACCGTCCAGCTGAATCGTTGTGATCCGTTGAGCTGTAaatgaatttttgttaattaattttattcattcctATTATGCTTGGAATTATGCGTTTCTCCTTCGAAGTTTATTTGAACAGCTTCAAAATTTATGAATACCAGATGAGCTAGGCTGCTTTGACAAAAGCTAGCTgatgaataaaaaaaggaaattccttTCTTGATGTCGTATTATCTCATCGAGGCACGTCTCTGCCATTGACTTCCGACCAGACCACAAATGGCAGCCCCCAGACGCGGTAAAAATCATCCTGTGAATTCTAATCTACTCAGTGTCCCATTTTAGCATCGCTTATGAAAACCGTTACGTCTGGGAGCAACTGTGAATATTTGAACTCGTTAATTAACAGATGCATCCTATTCTTCcattgtattattaatttaatctaCCGAGTTCCATTTTATCTTTCTGTCTTTCCCATCAATTAAGCTTAATGATAAACGtgataagaaaaaaatagtGTCTCTTACAAATTCTATTTAACTCAACACCAGCCTCTGAATAATTCTCTAACGAGATTTTAATTTACCTTTGGATGTATACACTCCATCGACGCTGTTCGTTTTAACTAATTTCGCAGTGACTCTGTGCTTTGTGAGAAGTGCCGTCTGTTCACACGATACACCGTGCGAGTTCATTCAACTTATACGGCTATTTGGTTAACTGTAGTTATGAATTATGACCAGTTTAGGCCACCAAACAACCTCCAGACGATGAATCTTTCTATTAAATTTAGACCTTGAAATTTCTTTTGCGAGTTATTTTGTTGGTTACATGAAAACAACCTTGAATTTTAGGACGATCTAATCTTCTTCATAACTTCTTTAATATCGCGAAGCAGAACAAGTGGAGAAAATCTTTTGAAACACACTGGATCATGGGGTGGGAACGCGAACGCTTCGAAGCGTTTAAAGAGAAACAAGTAAAGAGTTAATCGGTTGCATTTAGCCTTAAAAACGTTCTGGATCGCGAAGCAAGCGGCTCAGGTGGTGGTAAATGACCCGAGGACCTTGAGACGTCTGCCGCCACTGTTCTCTTGAAAGAAGACGCCTGCTTCGAGTGGCAATTTCATTTATGAATTCGCCATTTGCGTCTTAAACGAAACTTGAAGCTCGAAGAAACTTTTTGTCCATTCAGGACTGAACAAAAGAACATTGAATCGTAGCGTAAATAATGAATCGTGGAGGAACGGCTGAGAAGGACGAGCGATCTTGAAGTCGCGTGCGTGATCAACGCGTTTCCTCTTCGCTCTTTGAATGCAACCGGACGTCGAAGTCGGTGTTTGCCCGGAGAGACAAAGAACAAAGTCACGTAAAAGTTAAATGCAAGGATATTGCAGGAGGTCGATCGAGAAAGCGGGAAGAGGTCCTCGAAAGAAGAATAATTGGAATGATTCCAACGCGAATTATTCGTCTCAAAAAAATTATCCAGACACTGTCAGAATTCGTAAATATATTTCAAACCTAAACCTTCCAACACTAAACCGCATGATGTACaataattttgttgaaataCTAACCTGAAGCGAAAGCGACGACGAGCATCAGCAGCATAGCGATCTTCATGGTGCCTGCGTGTAACGTGGATTAATCGGCGTGGCGTGGATTAATCGATCAAGCAGTCGTTTCCGTTTCCGACTCTCGGAATACACCGGATGTTAGTGTTAGGGTCGCGTTCTCGGACTGGCCTCGCGCTACGCTGTGGGCCCCCTTAAGAGTCTTCTGCCCGGATCCCAGAGGAGGGGGTCGTTGAAGATGATTCACTGGCTAACCTAGAGCAGGACGAGCGAAGCTCGCTAAGGGACGAGCGTGTACGAGTGGGACAGCGAGAAGGAGAAAGTGAGAAAGAGACGTCGTCCATCGGGGGAGAGATACGAACCGATCCGAAATGTAATCGACTTGACCGTGTAAAAAACCTGCAAGGTGACAAGGTCGCAAAAAAGGTACCACAATAGACGTCGCCGTCGTCGCCGGAGGGTTACCGAGGATGATGCGGTGCGTTCGTTGAACCTCGAACTTTGctcttgaagaagaagaactttTCAGACGGACATGGGAAGGTGAGCTGAACGACCCGAGAGATTCATGGGTGACTTTGCTCGAATCGGACAATGCTCTTTGAAAAATCAACGAGATTATACCGGGTGTACTCTAATAAAACACTTTTCCACTTATAAAAATTTCTCAAGATTCCAACAACCTTTCCCTATCGCTCGAACATGGGGGAGTAAATCGTAGTTGGTTTTGCACCGTCAGAAACCAGAAATCTCATCACTGCACTTTTCCAGATGACTCGTCATTGTCGAATGTACGATCAAAGTTATGTATACTAAAATAGCTATCGATCGAGTGTTTTAAATTGACGACTGCAGTTCGTAGGTCTCTTGTTTAACCGAGCCGCGTGCGGATTTTACGATAGAAACGAACGAGTAGACCTGTAATGATTTTTCTCTGATAACTCGGTTAGGGATGAGATTGAAATTCAATGGCGTGTCACGGTTCGCGTTCTATTGGTCACGGACCGAGAAGATGAGCCTCGATGATCCTCGCGGCTTGATGGAACGAAGAACGAGAGGCACGAAGCGGTCTATCCAGGCGGACAGCACTCGCGAGATCGTTTGTCGCTGAACTCCGGTTCTCGGATCTATTTGGAGTGGCGGTGCAACGCTATTAATAAACGTTTCTACCGTCTTTTAGTTTGTTTTACGTTGTTCGGCGGTTGCGAGCCGATGGAATTTCGCTCCGCCGTCTGTTCATGGTCTTCAACGTGCTGAATGGAATCGTATCGACGCCGAGGCGGTAAAAACACACCGACCTCAAGGTAGACTTCATTTCTGAGCGTGCCTGGGAACGCGTCATAACATACCATCCCTCAAAATCTCTGCGATCGATCGATTAAACGACGTCGAAACCATCACCGTTTAACGACGTTATCTACGTCCTACCTGTCGTCGCTCAATGCAGAGCGAGGGGCTTAAACAACCTCGTCAGaatcaatttcaaatattttgtcGTCGATATACGGGGTGTGGTCGAGGAAAAAGATTCGAGGGTAGATAGTACCGAGCAGAAGGTAGAAGTAAGAAAATAGGACCgtgtatcattttaaaattgatccaagatcgttaaaaatttcttcctttGTTCAGCAAACACGTATCTATGATCTACCCTTAAAGTTTCGAATCCTATCTTTGTTATCACTCTGTATATTTCGTCGAAGGAGCCGATGATAAACTCTTAACACTCGTCAGCGTGACTACCGATCCCAATTACTCGAAGAAACTTGGCGCACGGTTGCAGTCGAGCAGGATATTACGAGGATCATAGGAGCGTCCGATATATTGTAAGGCGGTCGAAGTGACGCTGGAATCTCCATGAACGTCGTGTACACTCTTGCAGGAGGTATGAACCGGTTCCCTTGTTAAGCCTTTGGCGCCGTCTATTCttattccttcttcttcccGTGCTTAATTTTTTTCTCGTCGACGTTGAACGGCCCTCCCCGTTAAGGGTGCTGGTATCTCCGATGGCTGAGGAACGAGTAATCGCTTCGCGATCGTTTAGATACAAAGATTTTCAGTTGAAACCTTCGCGCTTCCACCCTAATCGCTTCGAGTTACCAAAGCATCGTTACGAAGTTTCATCCTGGCGTTTTCGCCGACTTATCTACTGGCGGGACCAAGCGGATAAAAAGCCTCGTGTACTCTTCAAGGTAGTCTTCATATCTGGTCGCGTGTTTTCGTTCAAAGGGATCACCTGCTTCTGGAATACATACGTCTAACAACCGTCCCCGGACTCGCCCTCGGTTACGACGTCTAACCGGTCCCGGACAACCGTGCACCCTACAAAGCAGatatccttctttttcttcatcttcctctttcttcgtACTCTTTGTTCGTATCCCGGCACCGATCGATTCGGTATCTTGTAACGTACGCTGGATCAATGATCATACGCGTGTTATTTCTGTTACGCGGTGTGCGACCAGTCCAGCAAAAAGGAGCTCGCGTGACATTCGAGACCCACCGCGATCCTCCTCCCCGTTCGTTTCTTCCCTGCCACGAATGCACGCCGATTTCGATACCGATCTTCAGTGGTCAATTTCCTTCTGTATCGCTCTGCGAACCACTCTCCTGCTACCTCATTAAACAGCAATTGCAATGGACGTAAGTTTCGATCGCGAAATAGAGATGAATAATTACGAGCGACATCGGACAGTCGCAGGAATTATAGGTGATTATGCAGAACAGGGTACATCTTGATGATTTCAACGACCTTGAGGTACGTTATAAACGTCGATGCCCTGAGTACACATCCGACCGTCTCGTACCTTTACTTTTTAATTACCATGTACCGCGGTTGAAGGTTCTTTACAAGTACGGAGCTATAATATTGTACGGATGATTTACATAAGtgttgaatttttttctttttagatcGACATCAGGCCCTCTGGACTGAACCGTGAATCATTCGCGATAGCTCTATCGTTCACGGTCTCCGTTACAAATTTACCGCGACCAAGTCCTCTTGCTTTCCAACCGGAATCACCGATGGAAGCTTCGTTTCCATCCCCCCCTGTTCCCCCTTCGTCACGGCTTCGAATTTACTGCAACGACGTGGTTCGTTAACAAACAAGCTTCAGTTATCCGTTTGGTGAAGCAAAAAGAGGAGGATCGATGGGTCGGACGCGGTCGAATCTAGTATGTTCGAGGCTTGGCTCGTTGCGTGGGTCACGTTTTGCTGGTAACGTTGGCGCAGGTCAGTTTAGCAGGTCGGATTCTCAGCGACGCATTGCCATGGGAATGCAGTTGGAGTGCAGTGGAAGTGCACTTAGGTCCGGCAATGCCTACGGGGCCCTCTGTTCGTGGCCATATATCGGTGGGTgaagcgaaagcagaagctcgaTCCTGGATAAACAAGCGATCCTCCACCACCTTCTTCTTCGGCGTCCTCGTTCTTCCTTCGTTCTTGCAGCTCCTCgcacgaacgagactctagaaACAACTTCTCACAGCCCGGTCGAGGCACTTGGTCCTTTTGTCTGAAAACAAAAGCAAAGAAAGGGCGCCTCGAGCTACAGGCAACGCTGGTTGccggacgaagaagaagaagaagaagaagaagaagagtcaGAGGAGAaggtggtggaggaggaagcggaggaggaggaagataaaaaggaggtgCTGGTGGAGGAGAGGATGCTACAGGGGGATTCTCGAGGTCTATTTCAGGCCCTGCCAGCAATCGCTATGTAAGGCCCCTGCTTCTTCCATCTTTCTCTCCACTACTCGAAGAACTCTTCTTTCTCGTTCGTTCCTCGGTTTGTACGTTGGTACCTCGGGCACGGAGCGGACTCGGTTTTAGCCCGCGAACAGCCTCGACGTTCGAGACGATCTGAAGAGCCACACCGGCCCCGAAGGCTTCCACAGCGTCGACTCTCTTCCATTCTGATACTCCTAGGACAGTGATCCTCATCGTCCTGTCTTCTCTTTCGATATTTATCGCTCTGTCTAGCTGTCGTCTTCTTAGATATCCTCTTCCTCTCTATCGACAGGTGGAGAATTCTAATTTGTTGCGTTCTTCTGCAAGGCCCAGGACATCAGGCTACCTAGGAAAGAATATGATACGTTAATTATTTGCAGGACGTCCAAGATTCTGTTCGTTTCCTAGAGAATCCAATTAAACGCACGCAGAAGTGGTCGGACGACTTCGTAGTACTAAAGGGTCGAACGACCTTGCACACTTCTCTTCTGATTCACTCTTAGGGTCTATAATTCAGTTAGCTCGTGGAAGAATTTTTACGAAACCATTCTCACGAGAGCTGAAAATCTT
It contains:
- the LOC117601161 gene encoding cytosolic carboxypeptidase 1 isoform X4 — protein: MALEACSSRLINQGKCERQIATVRNEDATRRVDNQGKRSDASRCQADILSVMSPSNKSVDEAINDALLEKLRSCATKPQETGDTFRNVVAKIQARVTSSDRRVRERTLEKLWRKNSGAMEIFIATLENCKDHVINCSIASILHECVSPRFPKGKSKGNKNKSATKTSSRMAVMQLINLGITQVLVKLLINLLHVDTVSSEVLTQEVLWILGQVAPRDQKFVSKMKLLNTIKVFHALLKLHYNNSKTLLPLLLIIKCLARNTYSLQILVKDGIASTMEKTFVSIGYMPHLKLRILLECFKYFTTSRLFCTKFVRTGLVYLLMRIFDRWERFEGPIKLKILNCALITLQHLSVTKAGRKAIKSNNGLHLLYRFCSNCPEDKAYDCLLSRVCGVINQCLEKKELPIPEMSPARFVLPVTNVRSNSAESGSDVDSQANSVASLGRLYSDLDSGDEEESQNSRTDDKTVHSADEVDESKFFAGVFTSQRSVEDLTEYETFFKELSNIKSQLSLQNSSTGIIDPAKENKSNVPNTKICETKVFTNNSMKEEASKENGSNSIKIFNDISSNVTYRQTYCLVASRVKSVIGFVKVAYPDLVGGDGLGKDEPLNSKDRKVCRSKLLTCVERGLHGGTMLEEVVYDLDDVTSIGEQNSDDRHLCNWDDTRIGKRCSNTNQLQFESRFESGNLRKAIQIGLREYNLILTPDVNSGSRHQWFYFEVSNMEANAPYTFNIINCEKANSQFNFGMKPILFSVTEAQLGRPGWVRTGAEICYYRNCYQRPAKGKNYLTTSFTVAFPHSYDVCYLAYHFPYTYSQLMTNIWKWTKRVPANTYFRAETLCETLNGNENPLLTITSLDSKSNPIENRKVIFLTSRVHPGESNASWVMHGTLEALLDNSTYATSLRDDYVFKIVPMLNIEGVVNGCNRYGLTNEDLNRRWSNPNRTLHPVIYHAKGLMEYCTRVLQRPPHVFVDYHGHSRRKNVFLFGCSRSGSWSAADRAKPDQPVQYLMLPHLMQRISPAFALPLCSFKVERNKESTARVAIWRQLGVYRSYTMESSFCGCDQGPLAGLHLDTKHLKAIGEDFCQALSMMKNSGIDWDIDKIPMGDGIPEESGCMEGDISSSCESDESDFET
- the LOC117601161 gene encoding cytosolic carboxypeptidase 1 isoform X3, translated to MALEACSSRLINQGKCERQIATVRNEDATRRVDNQGKRSDASRCQADILSVMSPSNKSVDEAINDALLEKLRSCATKPQETGDTFRNVVAKIQARVTSSDRRVRERTLEKLWRKNSGAMEIFIATLENCKDHVINCSIASILHECVSPRFPKGKSKGNKNKSATKTSSRMAVMQLINLGITQVLVKLLINLLHVDTVSSEVLTQEVLWILGQVAPRDQKFVSKMKLLNTIKVFHALLKLHYNNSKTLLPLLLIIKCLARNTYSLQILVKDGIASTMEKTFVSIGYMPHLKLRILLECFKYFTTSRLFCTKFVRTGLVYLLMRIFDRWERFEGPIKLKILNCALITLQHLSVTKAGRKAIKSNNGLHLLYRFCSNCPEDKAYDCLLSRVCGVINQCLEKKELPIPEMSPARFVLPVTNVRSNSAESGSDVDSQANSVASLGRLYSDLDSGDEEESQNSRTDDKTVHSADEVDESKFFAGVFTSQRSVEDLTEYETFFKELSNIKSQLSLQNSSTGIIDPAKENKSNVPNTKICETKVFTNNSMKEEASKENGSNSIKIFNDISSNVTYRQTYCLVASRVKSVIGFVKVAYPDLVGGDGLGKDEPLNSKDRKVCRSKLLTCVERGLHGGTMLEEVVYDLDDVTSIGEQNSDDRHLCNWDDTRIGKRCSNTNQLQFESRFESGNLRKAIQIGLREYNLILTPDVNSGSRHQWFYFEVSNMEANAPYTFNIINCEKANSQFNFGMKPILFSVTEAQLGRPGWVRTGAEICYYRNCYQRPAKGKNYLTTSFTVAFPHSYDVCYLAYHFPYTYSQLMTNIWKWTKRVPANTYFRAETLCETLNGNENPLLTITSLDSKSNPIENRKVIFLTSRVHPGESNASWVMHGTLEALLDNSTYATSLRDDYVFKIVPMLNIEGVVNGCNRYGLTNEDLNRRWSNPNRTLHPVIYHAKGLMEYCTRVLQRPPHVFVDYHGHSRRKNVFLFGCSRSGSWSAADRAKPDQPVQYLMLPHLMQRISPAFALPLCSFKVERNKESTARVAIWRQLGVYRSYTMESSFCGCDQGPLAGLHLDTKHLKAIGEDFCQALSMMKNSGIDWDIDKYVNERIPMGDGIPEESGCMEGDISSSCESDESDFET